The sequence CAGAGGCAGCATTAAAAGCCAAAGGAATTAAAGTTCAACCATGTTCTTGCAACATCGACAAGATTCCGGGCTGTAGCGGAAAATGTAAATAATAAATAGCTGTCATTTCGACGACGAAGGAGGAGAAATCTGTTACCAGGATTTCAAAGGAGCAGATTTCTCAGTCATACTTCCTTCGAAATGACAAAGAATAGAAATAGTATCAACTTAAAATATAGAACGAGATGAAAAAACCAGAATTTCACATTTTAGTATGCAACTCATACCGGGTTGCAGGGGATGCACAAGGTTATTGTAACAAAAACGGTTCATCCGATTTAATTCAATATATAATGGAAGAATGTAACGACCGCGGCATGGACGTCGCGGTCTCTTCCACCGCTTGTTTAAACGTTTGCTCGCAGGGGCCGGTAATGGTTGTTCACCCGAATAACTATTGGTACGGAGGAATTAATGAAGAGAAAATCGACGAAATTTTAGATGCACTGGAAGAGGGGGAGGCCGTTGAGGATTATCTCATAAGCGAGTAAAGTTAAACTGCTGAACTCAATTGTTTTTCCCCTCTAGCCAGAACTAATCAAACTTCAACTTATATCGTATTCCCGGTTTTTTGCCGGGGGTACTTTTATCGGATTGAAAACCAATAATAATTATATATTATGAAGGATGAGAAGTTCCCATATTTGATCGATACTACGTTGCGTGACGGAGAACAAGCGCCGGGGGTAGTATTTTCATTGAAAGAGAAACTTGAAATTGCTCAGAAGCTTGATGAAATTGGTGTGCCTGAATTAGAGATCGGTACTCCGGCCATGGGCGAAAAAGAGCAGAGCGACATTCACTGTTTGATCAACAAGGGATTTTCCTTCGCTTCAACCTGCTGGTGCAGGGCAACTTTCAATGATTTGGAGGCTGCCCTTGCTACAGGAGCTAGTAGAGTTAACCTTTCGTTCCCGGTTTCCGACATACAACTTGAAACACTTGGGAAGTCGCGCGACTGGGTGCGAAAAAACCTTCCCGAAATTATGAATTTTGCCACGAAGCATTTCGAATTTGTGGCCGTCGGTGCGCAGGATGCTTCGCGTGCCGATTACGATTTCCTGAAAGAATACATCTACCTAACTACTTTATATGGAGCCAAACGTGTACGCATTGCTGATACGGTAGGAATTCTGAATCCACTTTCTACGCAAAACCTGTTTACCCGCTTAAGCAGCGATTTTGCTGATGTGGATTTTGAATTTCACGGGCACAACGATTTGGGCATGGCAACTGCCAACCACGTTGTTGCATTACAGTCGGGCGCACAAAGTGTAAGCTTAACAGTAAACGGATTGGGCGAACGAGCCGGAAATGCCTGTTTGGAAGAAGTGGCTTTTGCGCTGAAATATTCCTGTGGTTTTGATTTTAAGTTCGAAGGTGAAAAAATGGTTCAGCTTTCGAAAATGGTAGAAAAGGCATCGGAGCGAAAGTTGGCATTGGCGAAACCTGTGTCGGGAGACTTGGTTTTTTCGCACGAATCCGGAATTCACTGCCGAAGCTTAAAAGAGAATCCACTGTCATATCAACCTTTTAATCCAAACGAAATTGGCCGACAAATGGAGCTTGTTATCGGAAAACACTCGGGAATGGGCGCAGTGGACGAGATGCTGCAAAAGCGAAACATCTTTCTGCCCAAAGACGAACTGGCTATTCTTGTAGCGAAAATCAAAAAGATGTCGACCGAGTTAAAGCGCGACCTGCATTATAACGAGGTTAAAAGTCTGATTTCATCGAACATTTAAATTAATTGACAAAATACATCTACAATATATTAATAGAACAAGGTTGGATAACTAAAATTTGAAATTATGGCAAACTGGACAAAGTACATGGATGAGGCCGACAGCTATGCAAAAGCAGCAGTTGGTTCTTTCAATAAAGAGAAATTGGGAAGCCTGGTAATATATAATGTATTGAGTATGGCTATCGAAAATTACCTGACAGCCTTGTGTATAAGTAGTGGCGAAATGCCAGAGCACGAAGGGATCTCTTATATGCTCCGTCAGGTGGGTAAGAATATCGAAATACCCGAACCGTTTCATCAGGAAGCCCGGTTTATGAATCGTTTTATGAATTACTGTTCGTTGGAAGTGCAGGAACAAAAAGAACCAACACATGAAGAATTAGCTCGTATGCTTGGTTTCATGGGGGATTTGAAAAGTTTTTGCGAAGGAATACTATTAAAAGGACAACCGGTTTAGCCACGAAATCTCAGAATTCGACTTTCGATTACCTGAAATGCTGTTATGAATCTTTCGGGATTTCAGTTTATTTTTGCGTAATAATTATTTACTTTCCTATTGGAGGAGTAGAATAAAATTTCGGCATTGGCTAAAATTATTAATTATGAAGAAACTAATATTTTACATTATAGTTTTTGTAATGACTTTTGCCTGTACCAACAAAAACCAACCGCAAACGGAGCTATTGGTTTTTAGCGGAGCAGGATTAACAAATGTAGTTACTGAACTGGCCGAAATCTATAACGCAGAAAATGATATTGACATCAAGTTGAATTTTGCTTCTTCGGGAACACTGGCCCGGCAAATTGAACAGGGCGCTCAACCTGCAGTTTATATTTCTGCCAACGAAAAGTGGGTGGACTACCTTATTAATCTGGATTTGGTTGTTCCTGAATCAAAAGAGAAAGTTGTCGGTACGTCAATGGCAGTGATTGTCCCTTCGGATAGCGAAACAGACTCAATCACATTTTTAAATGATTTCCCGGAGCAGTTTAAAGGTCGGTTATCAATTGGCGATCCAAAACATGTGCCGGCAGGCGACTATGCATGGAAAGCCATTGAGAGCGGTGGTTATGCTGATGCTTTAACCGATCGGATATTGCCTGCAAAAGATGTACGGTCGGCCTTAATGGTTGTCGAATTGGGCGAAGTGGAAATGGGAATTGTATACAAAACCGATGCGTTGAAATCGCAAAAAGTAAGGATTGTTTCCATCATTCCCTATGAGCTGCATCCGCCAATTGGTTTTTATGCATCCATTTTAAAGCACAAAAACAACGAACAAACCAGGCTTTTTTATAATTTTCTGACCTCGAAAGAAGCAAAAGACATCTGGATAAAACACGGATTTAAGATTGAGTGAATTGTTTAAATATACAGCGAGCGAGTGGTCAGCAATACAATTATCGTTAAGTGTTGCGCTAATTTGTGCTGTAATAACCTTGCCGCTGGCCATTGCAGTGGGCTGGTTTTTGGCCCGTAAAAAGTTTTTTGGTAAATCGGTGGTCGAAGGAATTTTGCATTTACCACTGGTTCTGCCGCCAATTACAACCGGTTACTTATTGTTGTTGGTTTTCGGCAACCGCGGATTTATCGGTAAGTTCTTTTACGAAACATTCGGAATCCAAATCGCCTTTTCATTTTATGCCGCTGTAATCGCTGCCATTTTTGTTTCGTTTCCGTTGGTTACGCGATCCATTCGTTTATCTATAGAACTGGTCGATCAGAAACTGGAAGAAGCTGCACGTACTTTGGGAGCTTCCAATCTCCGTGTATTTTTTACCATTACACTTCCGTTGGCATTGCCCGGTGTAATCAGTGGATTCATTTTGTCGTTTGCAAGAAGCCTGGGGGAATTTGGTGCAACCATTTCCTTTGCCGGAAACATCGAAGGGAAAACACAGACACTTCCACTAGCGATTTTTTCTGAAATGCAGGTTCCGGGGCAGGAGGCTTCAACAATGCGATTAGTAGTAGTGTCTGTAATATTGTCCCTGCTGGCAATGATTGCTGCAGAATTCCTAAACCGTCGTGTAATTAAAAGTAAAACGGCATGAGCGCGGCATTAAGTTTCCATATAAAATTACAACGCAAGGATTTTACACTCGACGTAAAAGCCAACATTCCAAACGGGATTACCGGTATTTTTGGCCCGTCGGGCCATGGAAAAACCAGCCTACTGAATTCCATTGCCGGGATTGTTACACCCGATTCAGGATATATTCATTTAAACGGAGACACACTTCTTGATACTAATAATAAGATAAATGTTAAGATCAGGAAACGAAAAGTGGGCTACGTTTTTCAGGACGAACGACTTTTTCCGCACTATGCTTTTAAGAAGAACTTATTATATGGAGAAAAGAATCCGGATCAGGAGCTTTTTAATGAGGTAATCGAAACGTTGCAGATCGCACATTTATTAAATAAGAAGCCTGAACAATGTTCCGGAGGAGAAAAACAACGTGCTGCAATTGGGCGTGCCATTATCAGCGGTTCGAAAATATTGCTGATGGACGAGCCGTTTTCGGCACTCGATGTAAACCTGCGTCGCGAGATCATTCCTTATTTAAACCGGGTGCATCAGAAATTTTCGCTCCCTATATTAATAGTAAGCCACGATCTTCCTGATCTTTTGAGTCTGACCGATAATTTACTATTGCTTAAAAATGGGCAATTGCTGGGGCACGGAAAGTTCACCGATTTGTTGGATCAACCCGAGAATCTGGAGTTGATGCACGAGTCGGGGTGGTACAATGTAATGCACCTGTCGGTATTTGCCCACCTCGAATCGAAGAACATGGTTTTGTTGAAAAGCAATAAAAGTGACTTGCAAATACAGGCGCTAACTCAAACCATAGGAAAAGATGTGGAGGTAAACCAGTCCCTAAAAGTCCTAATCAAACCGGAAAGCATAGCCTTATCCAAAGAACCGGTACAAAATATCTCACTCCGCAACCAGGTAGAAGGTACGATGAAAGAAGTATTTGTAAAAGACGGTCTTGCCTTTTGCGTGGTTGATGTAGGTGAAAACATCATCGTAGAAGTCACCGAAGCTTCGCAAAAAAGTATGTGCCTTGAGAAAGGCCAGCGGGTGTACTGTCTTTTTAAATCAGCATCGCTAAAAATTTATTAATCCACTCTGTTCAGATAATCAGCGACTTGCGATTTTGCCCCAGAAATACTTTCAATTATTTTCACCAAAGTGCTTGCATTATTAAAAACCTTGATTACTTTTGCACCCGCTTTACAAACAAAGCGACGTTCAAATGACAAGTTGATGGTAAGAGCAGAGTGATTGAAAGGCTGGTGGAACGGCACGGAAGATCACATCAGGACCACGAAAATTCAGCAATAAATTTTCGGAAAAAACTTCAAAAAAGTTTTGGGAGTTTTGAAAAAGTAATTACCTTTGTCGCCCCGTTAAAAGGGAAACGAGTTCTGGCTGGTGAGAGAGATTTAGAAGAGGAAACGGTCAGAGTAAAAATACAAGAAAGTAGATGACCGGCATTAAGAGGTAAGATTGAGGTGCTGGTTTTTTTACGCGAGTTCTTTAAAATTTTGAAGCACAAAAAAGCAAGGTTATTTTTAAAACAACTTTGTTGATTTCTGAGAGACAAGTAAACCTGTAGCGAAAGATATTAAACTTTTTATATTTACAACGGAGAGTTTGATCCTGGCTCAGGATGAACGCTAGCGGGAGGCCTAACACATGCAAGTCGAGGGGCAGCATTGTAGCTTGCTACAGATGGCGACCGGCGCACGGGTGCGTAACGCGTATGCAACCTTCCTTGTACAGAGGGATAGCCCATGGAAACGTGGATTAATATCTCATAGTATCACAATTTCGCATGTTATTGTGATTAAAGTTTCGGCGGTACAAGATGGGCATGCGTAAGATTAGGTAGTTGGTGAGGTAACAGCTCACCAAGCCGACGATCTTTAGGGGTTCTGAGAGGATTATCCCCCACACTGGTACTGAGACACGGACCAGACTCCTACGGGAGGCAGCAGTGAGGAATATTGGTCAATGGGCGCAAGCCTGAACCAGCCATCCCGCGTGCAGGATGACGGCCCTATGGGTTGTAAACTGCTTTTGTTTGCCAAGAATGTTACCTACGTGTAGGTATTTGACGGTAGCAAATGAATAAGGACCGGCTAACTCCGTGCCAGCAGCCGCGGTAATACGGAGGGTCCAAGCGTTATCCGGATTTATTGGGTTTAAAGGGTGCGCAGGCGGAACTTTAAGTCAGTGGTGAAATCTTGCCGCTTAACGGTAAAATTGCCATTGATACTGAAGTTCTTGAATGTAGTTGAGGTAGGCGGAATGTGTTGTGTAGCGGTGAAATGCATAGATATGACACAGAACGCCAATTGCGAAGGCAGCTTACTAAGCTACGATTGACGCTGAGGCACGAAAGCGTGGGGAGCGAACAGGATTAGATACCCTGGTAGTCCACGCCGTAAACGATGATCACTCGCTGTTTGCGATACACAGTAAGCGGCTGAGCGAAAGCATTAAGTGATCCACCTGGGGAGTACGATCGCAAGGTTGAAACTCAAAGGAATTGACGGGGGCCCGCACAAGCGGAGGAACATGTGGTTTAATTCGATGATACGCGAGGAACCTTACCTGGGCTTAAATGTAGATTGCATAAGGTGGAAACATCTTTTCTCTTCGGAGCTATTTACAAGGTGCTGCATGGTTGTCGTCAGCTCGTGCCGTGAGGTGTCGGGTTAAGTCCCATAACGAGCGCAACCCCTATCGTTAGTTGCTAGCAGGTAATGCTGAGGACTCTAGCGAGACTGCCACCGTAAGGTGAGAGGAAGGTGGGGATGACGTCAAATCAGCACGGCCCTTATGTCCAGGGCTACACACGTGTTACAATGGTCGGTACAAAGGGCAGCTACCAGGCAACTGGATGCCAATCCCTAAAGCCGATCCCAGTTCGGATTGGAGTCTGCAACCCGACTCCATGAAGTTGGATTCGCTAGTAATCGCGCATCAGCCATGGCGCGGTGAATACGTTCCCGGGCCTTGTACACACCGCCCGTCAAACCATGGAAGCTGGGGGTACCTGAAGTATGTGACCGCAAGGAGCGTCCTAGGGTAAAACTGGTAACTGGGGTTAAGTCGTAACAAGGTAGCCGTACCGGAAGGTGTGGCTGGAACACCTCCTTTCTGGAGCACAGGTTTAAATAAGTTTCTGTGACGAGATTGACAAAAGTTGTCCTTGCTTTTTTTAAAATATTACACAATGAGTTGCAAAGCGGGAGCTGCGCTGTAAGCCAAAGCTCAGAAGCTTGGCGCTTAGAAAAACAGTCCCGTAGCTCAGCTGGTTAGAGTACTACACTGATAATGTAGGGGTCCCCAGTTCAAGTCTGGGCGGGACTACAAGTCCAGTCAACAGTTGACAGTCACAGTAATCAGAACACTGAAAACTGAGACTGAATACTGCAAACTGAAAGTTCGGGGGATTAGCTCAGTTGGCTAGAGCGCTAGATTTGCATTCTAGAGGTCAAGGGTTCGACTCCCTTATTCTCCACAAGAGGCTGAAAAGTCGAAAAAAGACCACAAAACAGTGGCAGGTTCATAGTAATAGTGAACACAAGATAATGCTGGTGCACGAAAATGATAAGGTTCGATTCCTTAATTATCTACGTAAGATGAAACAGGCAACTGTTTCAGTGCTTTAAAGTTCTTTGGCAT comes from uncultured Draconibacterium sp. and encodes:
- a CDS encoding (2Fe-2S) ferredoxin domain-containing protein; this encodes MKKPEFHILVCNSYRVAGDAQGYCNKNGSSDLIQYIMEECNDRGMDVAVSSTACLNVCSQGPVMVVHPNNYWYGGINEEKIDEILDALEEGEAVEDYLISE
- the modA gene encoding molybdate ABC transporter substrate-binding protein, which codes for MKKLIFYIIVFVMTFACTNKNQPQTELLVFSGAGLTNVVTELAEIYNAENDIDIKLNFASSGTLARQIEQGAQPAVYISANEKWVDYLINLDLVVPESKEKVVGTSMAVIVPSDSETDSITFLNDFPEQFKGRLSIGDPKHVPAGDYAWKAIESGGYADALTDRILPAKDVRSALMVVELGEVEMGIVYKTDALKSQKVRIVSIIPYELHPPIGFYASILKHKNNEQTRLFYNFLTSKEAKDIWIKHGFKIE
- the modB gene encoding molybdate ABC transporter permease subunit, translated to MSELFKYTASEWSAIQLSLSVALICAVITLPLAIAVGWFLARKKFFGKSVVEGILHLPLVLPPITTGYLLLLVFGNRGFIGKFFYETFGIQIAFSFYAAVIAAIFVSFPLVTRSIRLSIELVDQKLEEAARTLGASNLRVFFTITLPLALPGVISGFILSFARSLGEFGATISFAGNIEGKTQTLPLAIFSEMQVPGQEASTMRLVVVSVILSLLAMIAAEFLNRRVIKSKTA
- the modC gene encoding molybdenum ABC transporter ATP-binding protein, which gives rise to MSAALSFHIKLQRKDFTLDVKANIPNGITGIFGPSGHGKTSLLNSIAGIVTPDSGYIHLNGDTLLDTNNKINVKIRKRKVGYVFQDERLFPHYAFKKNLLYGEKNPDQELFNEVIETLQIAHLLNKKPEQCSGGEKQRAAIGRAIISGSKILLMDEPFSALDVNLRREIIPYLNRVHQKFSLPILIVSHDLPDLLSLTDNLLLLKNGQLLGHGKFTDLLDQPENLELMHESGWYNVMHLSVFAHLESKNMVLLKSNKSDLQIQALTQTIGKDVEVNQSLKVLIKPESIALSKEPVQNISLRNQVEGTMKEVFVKDGLAFCVVDVGENIIVEVTEASQKSMCLEKGQRVYCLFKSASLKIY